Proteins encoded by one window of Cyclobacteriaceae bacterium:
- a CDS encoding class II glutamine amidotransferase — MCRLMAYKGTSILLDELLYKPKNSLINQSINARELEEPLNGDGFGVGWYSHHISHEPATFVSLNPAWSNRNLRNLAPKIQSDCMLAHVRAASVGEVSEANCHPFQYRELLMAHNGGVENFGRIKRDIRAQLSDELYNWIKGQTDSEHIFSLLVNRLNTEHREFSTDAVTDAFEYTFHHVKSLMKKHGIHEEAYLNMVVTNGHFIVATRFVTDDKAEPLTLYHSEGSRYVVEDGISRMEAPKDDDEAVLVVSEKLTDDSHWTMIPKNHFVIVEHNLNVRIKPIKA, encoded by the coding sequence ATGTGCCGTCTGATGGCTTACAAGGGTACCTCCATCCTGTTGGATGAGTTGCTCTACAAACCCAAAAACTCCCTCATTAACCAAAGCATAAACGCCAGGGAATTGGAGGAGCCCCTGAATGGCGATGGCTTTGGCGTGGGTTGGTATTCACATCATATCAGTCATGAACCCGCCACCTTTGTTTCGTTAAACCCAGCCTGGAGCAACCGGAACCTCCGTAACCTGGCGCCTAAAATTCAGTCGGATTGTATGTTGGCTCATGTTCGTGCAGCCAGCGTGGGTGAAGTATCAGAAGCGAACTGCCATCCGTTTCAATACCGCGAATTGCTGATGGCCCATAACGGGGGTGTTGAAAACTTCGGCCGCATCAAGCGCGATATACGCGCACAACTAAGTGATGAACTTTACAATTGGATAAAAGGCCAAACCGACTCTGAGCATATCTTTAGTCTGTTGGTAAACAGGCTGAACACCGAGCATCGCGAATTTTCTACTGATGCGGTTACGGATGCATTTGAATACACGTTTCACCATGTAAAAAGCCTGATGAAAAAACACGGTATTCATGAAGAGGCTTACCTGAACATGGTGGTGACCAACGGGCACTTTATTGTGGCCACACGTTTTGTTACCGATGACAAAGCCGAGCCACTCACCTTATACCATTCCGAAGGAAGCAGATATGTAGTAGAGGATGGCATATCGCGGATGGAAGCACCGAAAGATGATGATGAAGCGGTATTGGTGGTCTCGGAAAAGCTTACGGATGACAGTCACTGGACCATGATTCCAAAAAATCATTTTGTGATTGTAGAGCATAACCTGAACGTTCGTATAAAGCCAATTAAGGCTTGA
- the lhgO gene encoding L-2-hydroxyglutarate oxidase yields MKKDVLVIGGGIVGLATAWQLLQKNPALKLTVLEKEDEVAKHQTGNNSGVIHSGLYYKPGSLKATNCITGYNLLVEFCKIHGIPFELCGKIVVATEKHEVPLLENLHKRGQQNGLQNLKWLKAEELKTYEPHVNGVAGIFVPQTGIVDYKVVAEKLAELIREAGGEIHLREKALEIKSEASHIHVETNKKSHHSSLLINCAGLYSDKIARLTSQVNVKIIPFRGEYFKLVKEKEYLVKNLIYPVPDPNFPFLGVHFTRMMRGGVEAGPNAVLAFRREGYSKSQIHLGELAESLAWPGFQKVAFKYWKTGLGEMYRSFSKAAFTKALQKLIPEIQEHDLTDGGAGVRAQACDRNGGLVDDFMILEEKQVINVCNAPSPAATSSLSIGKTISELAYKKLEN; encoded by the coding sequence GTGAAAAAGGATGTACTGGTAATCGGTGGCGGCATTGTTGGGTTGGCAACCGCCTGGCAACTGCTGCAGAAAAATCCTGCGTTAAAACTTACTGTTTTAGAAAAGGAAGATGAGGTTGCCAAACACCAAACCGGTAACAACAGCGGTGTAATCCATTCGGGTTTATACTACAAACCCGGCAGTTTAAAAGCCACAAATTGCATCACCGGTTATAACCTGCTTGTTGAATTTTGTAAAATCCATGGAATACCCTTTGAGCTTTGCGGTAAAATTGTTGTAGCCACAGAGAAACACGAAGTGCCCCTTCTTGAAAACCTGCATAAGCGCGGTCAACAAAATGGACTGCAAAACCTAAAGTGGCTGAAGGCTGAAGAACTGAAAACATACGAACCCCATGTGAATGGGGTTGCCGGCATATTCGTTCCTCAAACCGGTATTGTTGACTACAAAGTCGTTGCCGAAAAGCTAGCTGAATTAATTCGCGAAGCTGGCGGAGAAATACACCTGAGGGAAAAAGCACTTGAAATAAAATCCGAAGCTTCACACATACATGTGGAGACCAACAAGAAATCGCACCACAGCAGTTTATTGATTAATTGCGCGGGTTTGTATTCTGATAAAATCGCGCGACTGACATCACAGGTTAATGTTAAGATCATTCCTTTTCGGGGAGAGTACTTTAAGCTGGTAAAAGAGAAAGAATACCTGGTGAAGAATTTGATTTACCCGGTACCCGATCCAAACTTTCCTTTTCTGGGCGTACACTTCACGCGTATGATGCGCGGAGGTGTGGAAGCCGGACCTAATGCTGTGCTGGCATTCAGACGTGAAGGCTACAGCAAGTCGCAAATTCATTTGGGTGAACTCGCTGAATCATTGGCATGGCCAGGCTTTCAAAAAGTTGCTTTCAAATACTGGAAAACCGGACTCGGAGAAATGTATCGTTCCTTTTCAAAGGCAGCTTTCACCAAAGCCCTGCAAAAACTTATTCCGGAAATTCAAGAGCATGATTTGACGGATGGTGGAGCAGGCGTACGTGCACAAGCCTGCGATCGAAACGGAGGATTGGTAGATGATTTTATGATCCTGGAAGAAAAACAAGTGATTAATGTATGCAACGCGCCCTCACCGGCAGCAACTTCTTCACTTTCTATTGGTAAAACAATATCGGAGCTTGCGTATAAAAAATTAGAGAATTAG
- a CDS encoding RidA family protein, with protein MRKNFSTGAKWEDIVGYSRAVRVGNQLEVTGTVAVNEQGLLVGKDDMYEQTRFIIQKMEKVIIEAGFTLNDVVRTRIFVTDISRWEEVGRAHREFFHSVKPATTMVEVKALISPEYLVEIEASVVGNS; from the coding sequence ATGAGAAAGAATTTTTCGACCGGGGCCAAATGGGAAGATATTGTGGGGTATTCGCGTGCCGTACGCGTGGGCAATCAATTGGAGGTTACCGGTACGGTGGCTGTGAATGAGCAGGGTTTACTGGTGGGTAAGGATGATATGTATGAGCAAACCCGTTTCATCATTCAGAAAATGGAGAAAGTTATTATTGAGGCAGGTTTTACATTAAACGATGTGGTACGCACCCGCATTTTTGTTACCGATATTTCACGGTGGGAAGAAGTAGGTCGTGCCCACCGCGAGTTTTTTCATTCGGTTAAACCGGCAACTACGATGGTGGAGGTAAAGGCGCTCATTTCTCCCGAGTATTTGGTGGAGATTGAGGCAAGTGTGGTTGGAAATAGTTAA
- a CDS encoding ThiF family adenylyltransferase, with the protein MNKLTPEELTRYSRHLVLKDFGLKNQEKLKQASVLVIGAGGLGSPALLYLAAAGIGKIGMVDFDVVQESNLQRQVLFSTEDIGENKATAASRHLNKLNPFVTVVSIAEQLTSENAIGIIRDYDLVLDGSDNFPTRYLVNDACVLLNKPLVYGSILQYEGQLAVFNVPLTTGEISANYRDLFPVPPQPHEVPNCEQAGVLGVLPGMLGSMMANEAIKLITGIAEPMVNRLIIVDSLSLEMMTVKIPDRNSRADIKKLIDYEQFCGINHEKDKSLGMKEITVLELKQLIDTKSDFQLIDVREGYEYDQANIGGEHIPMAEVPHNIDRIQTNKQVVVHCRSGGRSGNIIQWLEKNHGFENLYNLKGGILAWAREVDDSLDVG; encoded by the coding sequence GTGAACAAGTTAACACCCGAAGAATTAACTCGCTACAGTCGCCACCTGGTTTTGAAAGATTTTGGATTGAAAAATCAGGAGAAACTAAAACAGGCTTCCGTTCTGGTGATTGGCGCGGGCGGATTGGGTAGTCCGGCTTTATTGTATCTCGCTGCCGCAGGTATAGGCAAAATCGGCATGGTTGATTTTGATGTAGTTCAGGAATCGAACCTGCAACGCCAGGTATTGTTTTCAACGGAAGATATTGGGGAGAATAAAGCTACAGCAGCCTCCCGTCATCTAAACAAACTCAATCCTTTTGTAACGGTTGTTTCAATCGCTGAACAGCTAACCAGTGAAAACGCAATAGGTATCATTCGTGATTACGACCTTGTTCTTGACGGGTCGGATAATTTCCCAACACGTTACCTGGTGAACGATGCCTGCGTGCTGTTGAATAAACCCTTGGTCTACGGATCAATTCTTCAATATGAAGGGCAACTTGCTGTTTTTAATGTTCCACTAACAACAGGAGAAATATCGGCTAACTATCGCGACCTGTTTCCTGTCCCCCCCCAACCACATGAAGTACCCAACTGCGAACAAGCCGGTGTGTTGGGTGTATTACCCGGCATGCTGGGCAGCATGATGGCCAACGAAGCCATTAAACTGATTACCGGCATCGCTGAACCAATGGTAAATCGCCTGATCATTGTAGACAGCCTTTCCTTGGAAATGATGACCGTGAAAATTCCGGATCGGAATTCACGCGCTGACATAAAAAAACTAATCGATTATGAACAATTTTGTGGCATAAATCACGAGAAAGATAAATCTTTGGGCATGAAGGAAATTACCGTACTGGAACTGAAACAACTGATAGATACAAAATCTGATTTTCAATTGATTGATGTTCGTGAAGGCTATGAATATGACCAGGCCAACATAGGTGGAGAGCACATTCCCATGGCCGAAGTTCCGCATAACATTGATCGCATTCAAACCAACAAACAAGTGGTTGTTCATTGCCGCAGTGGCGGACGCAGCGGAAACATTATTCAGTGGCTTGAAAAGAATCATGGATTTGAAAACCTGTACAACCTGAAGGGCGGCATTTTAGCGTGGGCCCGCGAAGTAGATGATTCATTGGATGTCGGCTAA
- a CDS encoding sodium:solute symporter family protein: MLLTSIILYMIITVLVGVWAARRVKTSSDYMLAGRSLPMVLSTSALFATWFGSETVFGASSEFLKGGLYSVIEDPFGAALCLLLFGMFFARKLYSLNLLTLCDYFRVRFNRRTEIISSIFMVPSYFGYIAGQLVALGLILNVVAGIPMWEGIVISSVVVTLYTFVGGMWAISITDFVQSIIIVLGLGVLAWLLASKAGGVMHVLQSAPAHNFKFFPEPNGVAIVSYLAAWSVLGLGSIPSQDVFQRAMSSGSPKIAERSCYYAAGLYLTVAMLPLFISLCIKYLYPETLEGDTQLTLPNMVLEHAAMPVQVLFFGALLSAIMSTTSSAMLAPAAVFSENILKPILKKQPDDVQFLRITRLTLLAVSITATILACMKSDIYALVGGASILSLVSLFIPMALGMYWKRSSSAGAILSMVSGMATWIYFEFFPLEIPSLVPAVLVSLLAMVAGSMIWPDQSKS; this comes from the coding sequence TCCAGTGATTACATGTTGGCTGGCAGAAGCCTGCCCATGGTACTGAGTACCTCTGCACTATTTGCAACATGGTTTGGTTCGGAAACAGTTTTTGGGGCTTCCTCTGAGTTTCTCAAGGGTGGATTGTATTCCGTAATTGAAGATCCATTTGGTGCTGCCTTGTGCCTGCTCTTATTCGGAATGTTTTTCGCCCGAAAGCTATACAGCCTGAATCTGTTAACACTCTGTGATTATTTTCGTGTGCGCTTCAACAGGCGTACGGAAATTATCTCCAGTATTTTTATGGTGCCATCGTACTTCGGCTACATTGCTGGTCAGCTTGTGGCGCTTGGATTAATTTTGAATGTGGTAGCCGGTATTCCCATGTGGGAAGGGATTGTGATTAGTTCGGTTGTAGTTACCCTGTACACGTTTGTGGGTGGCATGTGGGCCATTTCCATTACCGATTTTGTTCAGAGTATCATCATTGTGTTGGGGTTGGGTGTGTTGGCCTGGTTGCTGGCCTCAAAGGCAGGAGGGGTGATGCATGTGCTGCAGTCGGCACCTGCGCACAATTTTAAATTCTTTCCAGAGCCCAATGGAGTTGCCATCGTTTCGTATTTAGCTGCGTGGTCGGTTTTGGGTCTGGGTTCCATTCCTTCACAAGATGTGTTTCAGCGAGCCATGTCATCTGGCTCTCCAAAAATCGCTGAGCGATCGTGCTACTACGCAGCGGGACTTTATCTCACGGTTGCCATGCTGCCGTTGTTTATCAGTTTGTGCATCAAATACCTTTATCCGGAAACGCTTGAAGGAGACACACAACTCACGTTACCTAACATGGTATTGGAGCATGCGGCCATGCCTGTTCAGGTGTTGTTCTTTGGTGCATTGCTATCTGCCATTATGAGTACAACGAGCTCAGCCATGCTGGCACCTGCAGCTGTATTCTCTGAGAACATCTTAAAACCCATCTTAAAAAAACAACCGGATGATGTTCAGTTTCTACGCATCACCCGACTGACTTTATTAGCGGTGAGCATTACAGCCACCATATTGGCGTGTATGAAGTCGGATATTTACGCCCTGGTAGGAGGGGCTTCCATCCTTAGCCTGGTTTCGTTGTTTATCCCAATGGCTTTGGGTATGTATTGGAAGAGAAGTAGCTCAGCAGGTGCCATTCTTTCTATGGTTTCAGGAATGGCAACCTGGATTTACTTTGAATTCTTTCCACTGGAAATTCCATCATTAGTACCTGCGGTTTTGGTTAGTCTGCTTGCCATGGTTGCAGGAAGTATGATTTGGCCTGATCAGTCTAAAAGTTAG